The DNA segment gttcatttctctatcaaaagttgggtgcacctcaaactttgacccagccggaagatatttggtttagtactagcATTAGGGCCCTGCGAATCTCAATGTTCCAGTCGAGTCGAATTTCGAATCGAATATTCGGAAATGTTCGAATCGAATCGAATTTCGAATCTCGAATACCTTGGAGAATAATCAAGCGTATCAGATGCAGTTCACGAAGGAATATTCAGCTCAGTGAAGGGAATTAGAaagacaatataaatatccaatGCATTGGGTGTACGTACATAAGGTTGacgtttaaataataaagcgcCCTAAATAGAAAAACAGTACTAATGTGTACATAGGTTGAACAGTTGAACTAACACGAGATAATATCTTGGAAGTGATCATTTATTGGCTTTTAATTAGATCACAAAATAATTCAAGTAAacatgtgaaaattaacactcatcaccaaattttatataaaaaagggTTCATTTAAATAGTCtgttaataaagtaatattcatctcgtacttaaaaaataaaaataaaacatcattCAATTAACCTTGTAGCAGTGTAGTACTGGAGGCTACGAGTCTACATTTGGGCTAATGAGAAACTAATCAGCAAACTAAAAAATACGTAtgatattagtattatttggttaaagggacattcctgagtttgctgcaatgttttaaggtgttatcgactaataaaatatttctacgattaaacttacatattaaatatattttcttgtttagaatatcagtggctgtatattaaacgtttttcttatcgttctaatatttgtactaggttaattttcattttatttccaaaaaaatatccagtttgggcttcttacaaatattaagacgaccagaaacacattgaatatacagacaatgatattctaaccaagaaaatatatttaatatgtaagtttaatcgtagaaatattttattagtcggaaacatcttacaatgcagcaaactcaggaatgtccctttaataggttACTTATACGATTTTTTTTCCTGCTTTGTCTTccacattgtttattgtttattaatgttaacgGTTGGACATATAGTTTGTCCCTCTTTTTCCAATTGTCCGTACACTACGATATTCGAAATTCCGAATACACAAACATCGAATCGAAGCTTCGCGACGATTTCGAATTGAATCGAATATACGAAGCTTCGCAGgggcctaatatatatatatatatatatatatatatatatatatatatatatatatatatatatacacacacacacacacacacacacacacacacactcacacgcacatcaatgatacatacaaattaaaatagttgttgttgtttcaaaCTTGGTAATAagttaaaattagcaattgcCACCATGtcgaataaaaaatattctcaTTTGAAAATGTTGGGATGGCTAACACCGCGCATGTTTTAAAGTGGACATCATTATGAAACAGTCATTTAAATAGATACACAAGCATTTGTTGTTTTCAATTGTGTATGCTGGGTAAGCACAATGTGGCAtttaaataatatgtacattCATAAGCAAGGAAATAATCccgtatacatgtacaaaaacatgttgacaTTTTAGGAGCAGTTGTCCAAAGATTTAGCCAGCTTTTGGGGCAAAAATGAgggatttattattaaaattttaaatacaacatttttcTTGTTCATTTTAATTGACAAAGTAAACTCATTTAAACAGATGAATACTAAGATAAGATTTTGAAACCCAGCTCATTACTGTCTATAGTATGTAGATTAGAGTGCATGCATCTGAAAATATTATGGAATTATATAAAACTGCcgtaacgtgtgtgtgtgtgtgtgtgtgtgtgtgtgtgtgtgtgtgtgtgtgtgtatatatatatatatatatatatatatgtatatgtatatgtatatgtatatgtatataacataACAACAGTGTTACGAATGAGCTtcttgaaaacatattttgaaatatggGCTGTTGGTATTCAAAAGATATGCTTTCGTTTGTAAAATATGAAATGACGTTTGTTCTTTAATTCAGGATATAAGCTGCGATTCAAGAAATTCCATGGCAGAGAAACTCACCATTATATGGTTATaaaaagcaagaaaataaaacacataaaaCAGAAGAAAGATTATTGAGTATCGTGCACACGTCTGTTTATCTCTATAAGATGCACGCAGTATACATAGTGGTGATCACAGCAAGCTTCTATTTGTTGAGCATCTTAGCTCTAGAAACACTGAAAAAGGCGTATGGCGGGAAATTCGCTTGGCAGAAATATGACGCTTTTGATGAAGTCAACGATTGGATAATTGCTGTGGATCCAGAAAACTGTCGGTCTAAGTCCAGGGACGAGCTGTTGTTAAGGACAGACACGGTGTCCCAAATCCCCAAATACAATCGTATGCTCTCCACGGTGTGGTATAAAAACCGGACGTCGCTCGTTCATCTTCACAACATGGCGCTGAACCGCGCCTTCTTCTACAGCTACATCTTACAGAAGATGAACGACACCCACTCCTACCGCCTCAGCCCCAactggatgtacatgtacatgtctacCACGGCAGACGTCAACGCCAACCCCAACATGATCAACGGCAGCGCCATCTACTTCGACACCAACTGCAGCTACCCCAACTGGTACACCACGATGCCCTTTAATAGAACGCTTAACCTGTTTGCACCGAAGGCGTGGAGGTGGGATGATTACAACGACCAGGACAACTACCTTAGAGAACCCACGAAAAAGGTCGTCATGGTAACGGATATGGGGGCAGGGCGTAGCGCCAATTATACACATCCGGGCTACAAGGTGAATCCTTGGTACACAAAATGGCTTCCTGATGTGGCAGCTGATGCGGATTCATTAACAAAATTCACATACACAATCGGCATAAAGTATTCTAACGAAACGGGACGATTCACCCATCAAGCATTTCTCAATTCTCATTTCTTTGGTCCATCGTCTCCAAGCCAATCGGAGAAGGACGACCGGATGCTTCCGGTTCAGTTCACGCAGCCGTACTTCGACTGCAGCGCCGCCAAGAAATGGGTGCTGAGTGCCGTGTCTCCAGTTGTAGACTACATGCCTCGCTACTCCAACTGGACGCATCTCCGTCGACAGAGGTAAGTTACCGGATACTCGAGGTGAGGGTAGATTATAAGAAACTTGTATTATCAAGTTCACTTCAAGGGGAATAGATGCTAGACCTCTTAATTAGCCTAAAATGTGGACGTAGGGTGGGTgcagtgaaaacaaaagaatCATGTCACGGTAATAtattttctctcatcctcaggtatatatgACACAGCTACCCcgtgaaagaaagctatgtaagaaatagagaataatacatgagtttcctgtttgataccatttatcttacaacaacgagttgtaagataaatggtatcaaacggacatgaatgtagcattctatttcttacatacctcgaaacaatgaaaatgtaaacagtATATTGAACTAAATTATGTTGTTATAGAACGTAGCCTAACTGGGTCATGGCGTATGGATACTTGACTTTAAGCATACATACCACGTCATAAACAAATCACTACTGTACTAAAAGATCCGTTTTCCTTACAAAAAATAGAGCACTCTAAAACATTTGCCAACCACTCGGAAAAAGAAATTGATGAGAAGCGagcattttaatgtggcgaagcattgtaataatacagctagttttgaatttgaatgacgtcagtattccatcgacgtcactttacatctccttacaaCAACACTAAACTGAGTCATGACCTCTCAGAACCAATCTccaacatacattgtatacGATTTTGATACACAACGATGATTTCCTACActggtgtgtaagaaagttctatcttacatgggatatcatgcgcttgcgtttaacatgacgttgttggtaatatttgacgtcatattaatgtgatatGGTGACGTGGggtcattagacacagttttaaattaatattttgttattaaaacctttattttaaaagatatctGGTTAAtgtgtagtgttaaattttatttaacgcatgaaacaaacacggcaaatacgatagtgtagtgtattttatttatgataaaatggtcaataGAAAAGTTACTTATTCAGGCATCTTGttctgttcgtgtaaaataatagtttatttactgaatgaatgagagaaaaagaatccattatatgcggtcatgtgggatagaaacaatacaccctcggtggtgaaacTTTTGACCATgagactcggcaagcctcgtccaAGGTAGAAATGTTCACCATCTCGGGTATATTTtgtctatcccacatgaccacatataaTGGAGTCTTATAGTCTTGGTCTACTAGACGAAGacttttattaaagggacattcctgaaattgctccattgtaaaatgtttccgactaataaaatagttctacgattaaacttgcatattaaatatattttcttgtttagaatatcagtgtctgtatattcaatgtgtttctggtcgtcttaatatttctatgaagcccaaactgaattttgtctgcaaataatttcgtacgtacaaaaaaactatattttaggaaataagatgaaatttaacctagtacaaatatcagaacgatcagaaacacgtttaatatccagtcactaatgttttatgcagaaaaatatatttgatatgtaattacaatcgttaaaatgtctctgttaatcaataacatcttaaaaattgcagcaaactcagaaatgtccctttaagtaaaatACACTTTCTCATTTTCTTTGCCCTGCTCTTTTCTTATTCGAACATcggataataaatatttcatgtatttCCTTGTGTTAACCTTTGTGTGCACACTACACTGTCTATAGTCAGACAGGCAACATGTTGATAAACACACTTGTTGGAATAAGCTGTGAAACTGAACTGGTGGGTTAAAACACATTGATAAACAAACTTGTTGGAATAAGCTGTGAAACTAACGGGTGGGTTAAAACACATTGATAAGCACACTTGTTGGAATAAGCTGGGAAACTGAACGGGTGGgttaaaacacatttataaacaCACTTGGTGGAANNNNNNNNNNNNNNNNNNNNNNNNNNNNNNNNNNNNNNNNNNNNNNNNNNNNNNNNNNNNNNNNNNNNNNNNNNNNNNNNNNNNNNNNNNNNNNNNNNNNNNNNNNNNNNNNNNNNNNNNNNNNNNNNNNNNNNNNNNNNNNNNNNNNNNNNNNNNNNNNNNNNNNNNNNNNNNNNNNNNNNNNNNNNNNNNNNNNNNNNCGTTTCTGTAAAATACAATTTGATGTTATGCTTGTGTATTTCTGACTTGGTAGTCACAGAGTGAGTGCAACGGCGAGCGTACCTGTTCTTATCTTGAACGCACcaaatattgtaataatgtcaGGGTTAACCGCCTTTTGGTTTCCGTACGTTCGGTTTTAGTTTAATTTCTTGtctgaaattttatttcattcccAGCTTTGTTCAAACATACaggtagtgtgtgtgttgttgttatagAATTGCGGTACTGCTTCGGGGCGTTGCTCCGGCGGTCCTAGCAGGATTTGGTTCGAGTGTGGGTTGATTGATTTTTCGTGAGggattttgttgggtttttgttttaggGGGGTGTTGCTTTGGGgatattttcttttgttgttgttgttgttggttttttgttaggtcatttatttgaggggtgggggtgggggagggttgGAGGCTTGCCATTACAATATAagcttattttaatattatctatatGTTGTAGTGGaaagtacaaaaatatatacatctttGTTTTATTCTGTAGTGGAaagtaaaactatatatgtgCTTACTACTGTGTTTTGAGTTAATTAGATCACATAGACATACTGATTCATGTTTAAACGTAAATCAGTAACCCATAGGAATACGTGACACACAGACCCACATAGcctacacatccatccatccgtccgtccataaCTGCATCGATGCATCTCtgaatgtccgtctagctcttgaatgGCAGAGTAATCGGGCTAACATCCACCcatgcatacatgcattcaTGCGTGCATATGTACGTACATGCAGGATGCAGGCAGGAAGGCATGTGCCATGCAGTATGCTTACAAACAAgaacacacacgcgcacgcaccacacacacacacacacacacacagagagaagagagagagagagagagagagagagagggaggagggagagagagaggagggagagccATGGGGTGGGGTTCTGGtcgtggagagagagagagagagagagagagagagagagagagattatacGCGATATTACGTCACTATCAACCTGAATATAAACAACGAAGTgtctttttgaaaatatatactaGTTCTGTACTTCCGTCAGAGTACTTAAGGTGGCAATCCGGATTTTGGTGCCGTTATACGTAAAACAAGAGGATTAGTACAAACATTAACCTATGACAAAAACAtactataaatatgttttcagtgtgaacactgtccaTTGGTCTAAAAGTATTATTGTATGCACGAAgtattgattttattatatttatttttgtttgcttaTCGTACACtgtacagtgctgtccggtgtatcggcgaacctaagcattcaaagaccattttctatgtgaactctctgaaatacttaataaaatgtgtctctcacctatgaagcagtgcataatctgaaatacactacaaattgtttt comes from the Gigantopelta aegis isolate Gae_Host chromosome 14, Gae_host_genome, whole genome shotgun sequence genome and includes:
- the LOC121389011 gene encoding uncharacterized protein LOC121389011, with the protein product MHAVYIVVITASFYLLSILALETLKKAYGGKFAWQKYDAFDEVNDWIIAVDPENCRSKSRDELLLRTDTVSQIPKYNRMLSTVWYKNRTSLVHLHNMALNRAFFYSYILQKMNDTHSYRLSPNWMYMYMSTTADVNANPNMINGSAIYFDTNCSYPNWYTTMPFNRTLNLFAPKAWRWDDYNDQDNYLREPTKKVVMVTDMGAGRSANYTHPGYKVNPWYTKWLPDVAADADSLTKFTYTIGIKYSNETGRFTHQAFLNSHFFGPSSPSQSEKDDRMLPVQFTQPYFDCSAAKKWVLSAVSPVVDYMPRYSNWTHLRRQR